The following are from one region of the Hymenobacter sp. YIM 151858-1 genome:
- a CDS encoding ABC transporter ATP-binding protein has protein sequence MKTYLRILRFARPYADFLPQYILFTVLGIFFGIANFGMLIPLLNILFDTTGKMLAEAPGAPPAFSLSLSFITDTFKYHFREVIETQGKLGALAWVCMLLIGSVFLSNVFRYLGLRLLAKVRARVIRNLRAALYQRVTQLQLGYFTAAQKGDLMSRFTNDVQEVETSVVNSLTAVIREPLAIVGYFAVLFFMSVKLTLFTLILLPISGGLIAGISKRLRRQAQQSQQTLGSMLSVIDETLGGVRVIKAFNAEPYILSKFHAQNEQYARTQRSIDNTRDLASPFSEFAGVSVVAALLYFGGTLVLGGESDLTAANFITYIVLFSQVLVPAKALSSAFSNIQRGLVAGERVLSVIDTEPTIKDKPNAQVLPAFAHEVEFRNVAFSYGERTVLEDINLVVPKGKTVALVGPSGGGKSTLADLVPRFYDPTAGQILIDGHDLRDCTLHSVRAQMGIVTQESILFNDTVFNNIRFNKQDATEQEVMEAAKIANAHEFIMASPEGYNTIIGDRGTRLSGGQRQRLSIARAILRNPPILILDEATSALDTESEKLVQEALTRLMTNRTSLVIAHRLSTVQHADEIVVLQHGRIAERGTHDELLSRPDGLYARLSRMQGNPALA, from the coding sequence ATGAAGACTTACCTCCGCATTCTGCGTTTTGCCCGGCCCTACGCCGATTTTCTGCCCCAGTACATCCTGTTCACGGTGCTGGGCATCTTCTTTGGCATTGCCAACTTCGGCATGCTCATTCCGCTGCTCAATATCCTGTTCGACACCACCGGCAAAATGCTGGCCGAAGCGCCCGGCGCCCCGCCGGCGTTCAGCCTGTCGCTGTCGTTTATCACCGATACGTTCAAGTACCACTTCCGCGAGGTAATCGAAACGCAGGGCAAGCTCGGGGCGCTGGCGTGGGTGTGCATGCTGCTGATTGGCTCGGTATTTCTGAGCAACGTGTTCCGGTACCTAGGGCTGCGGCTGCTGGCCAAGGTGCGCGCCCGCGTTATCCGCAACCTGCGCGCCGCCCTGTACCAGCGCGTAACGCAGCTGCAACTGGGCTACTTCACGGCGGCCCAAAAAGGCGACCTGATGTCGCGCTTTACCAACGACGTGCAGGAGGTGGAAACCTCGGTGGTGAACTCGCTCACGGCCGTTATCCGGGAGCCGCTGGCCATCGTGGGCTATTTCGCGGTGCTGTTTTTTATGTCCGTCAAGCTAACGTTGTTCACGCTGATTCTGCTGCCGATTTCGGGTGGGCTGATTGCGGGCATTTCGAAGCGTTTGCGCCGCCAGGCCCAGCAAAGCCAGCAAACCCTGGGCTCGATGCTCTCGGTGATTGACGAAACCCTAGGTGGCGTGCGCGTCATTAAGGCCTTCAACGCCGAGCCGTACATCCTGAGCAAGTTTCACGCGCAGAACGAGCAGTACGCCCGCACCCAGCGCAGCATCGACAACACCCGCGACCTGGCCTCGCCGTTCTCGGAGTTTGCCGGCGTATCGGTGGTGGCGGCGCTGCTGTACTTCGGCGGCACCCTGGTGCTGGGCGGCGAATCGGACCTGACCGCGGCCAACTTTATTACCTACATCGTGCTGTTTTCGCAAGTGCTGGTGCCGGCCAAGGCCTTGTCGTCGGCGTTCAGCAACATTCAGCGCGGCCTGGTGGCCGGCGAGCGGGTGCTGTCGGTAATCGACACTGAGCCTACAATCAAGGACAAGCCGAATGCGCAGGTGCTGCCTGCGTTTGCGCACGAAGTGGAGTTCCGCAACGTGGCCTTCAGCTACGGCGAGCGTACGGTGCTGGAAGACATTAACCTGGTAGTACCCAAGGGCAAAACCGTGGCGCTGGTGGGCCCCTCGGGCGGCGGCAAAAGCACCCTGGCCGATTTGGTACCGCGCTTTTACGACCCCACCGCCGGCCAGATCCTCATCGATGGCCACGACCTGCGCGACTGCACCCTGCACTCGGTGCGGGCGCAAATGGGCATCGTAACGCAGGAGAGCATCCTGTTCAACGACACCGTTTTCAACAACATCCGCTTCAACAAACAGGACGCCACGGAGCAGGAGGTAATGGAGGCCGCCAAAATTGCCAACGCCCACGAGTTCATCATGGCCTCGCCCGAGGGATACAACACTATCATCGGCGACCGGGGCACGCGCCTTTCGGGTGGGCAGCGGCAGCGCCTGAGCATTGCCCGCGCCATTTTGCGCAATCCGCCCATTCTCATTCTCGACGAAGCCACCTCGGCCCTCGACACCGAAAGCGAAAAGCTGGTGCAGGAAGCCTTAACGCGCCTCATGACCAACCGCACTTCGCTGGTAATTGCCCACCGCCTCAGCACCGTGCAACACGCCGATGAGATTGTGGTGCTGCAGCACGGCCGCATTGCCGAGCGCGGCACCCACGACGAGCTGCTGAGCCGCCCCGATGGCCTGTATGCCCGCCTGAGTCGGATGCAAGGAAACCCGGCGTTGGCGTAG
- a CDS encoding alpha/beta fold hydrolase: MKPTLLFIHGYLESGAVWDEFAAPLRARYQVLCPDLPGYGPNAQPAPDYSLEAAADFLRDELSRAGVGQVLLVGHSMGGYVALAFAEKYPGLVAGLCLFHSSSLPDTDDDREQRTRNRQFLEEHGVAAFAEEFLKPQLAAAHRESMAHHVQQLQRIAAAVPAETALGSLQAMAARPDRRAVLEKATFPVLLIAGKDDRAVSPEKTHEESLLPDHCLVLWLANVGHLGFLERPEPTRKAIENLAELVLPEPAA; encoded by the coding sequence ATGAAGCCCACCCTGTTGTTTATCCACGGCTACCTCGAAAGCGGTGCCGTGTGGGACGAGTTCGCGGCGCCGCTGCGTGCCCGCTACCAGGTGCTGTGCCCCGATTTGCCGGGTTACGGCCCCAACGCCCAACCCGCCCCCGACTACTCGCTGGAGGCCGCGGCCGATTTCCTGCGCGACGAACTGAGCCGCGCCGGGGTGGGGCAGGTGCTGCTGGTGGGCCACAGCATGGGCGGCTACGTGGCCCTGGCCTTCGCCGAAAAATACCCCGGTCTGGTGGCAGGCCTGTGCTTGTTCCACTCCTCATCGTTGCCCGACACCGACGACGACCGGGAGCAGCGCACCCGCAACCGCCAGTTTCTGGAGGAGCACGGCGTGGCCGCGTTTGCCGAGGAGTTTCTGAAGCCCCAGCTGGCCGCCGCCCACCGCGAGTCGATGGCGCACCACGTGCAGCAGTTGCAACGCATTGCCGCCGCCGTGCCAGCCGAAACCGCCCTGGGCAGCCTGCAGGCCATGGCCGCGCGCCCCGACCGCCGCGCCGTGCTCGAAAAAGCCACCTTTCCGGTGCTGCTCATCGCCGGCAAAGACGACCGCGCCGTGTCGCCCGAAAAAACCCACGAAGAAAGCCTGCTGCCCGACCATTGCCTGGTGCTGTGGCTGGCCAACGTGGGGCACCTAGGGTTTCTGGAGCGCCCCGAGCCCACGCGCAAAGCCATCGAGAACCTGGCCGAGCTGGTGCTGCCCGAGCCCGCGGCGTAA
- a CDS encoding alpha/beta fold hydrolase, with amino-acid sequence MTTALPAIVLLHGFGESREIWTEFTREFPDDEYRLLTPNLLGFGTNIHDIRDYSMEAQARYLADYLRQRGCERVLLVGHSMGGYAALAFAERYPNMVAGLSLFHSTAMPDSDEKKANRDKNIDFVQRHGVDKFMESFIRPLFAPANRERLVQEREFLEEIGKATPKETVIGALRAMKERPDRTHVLRDARYPVQFIVGKEDVAVTVESVLPQLALPAESYSLLLSDVGHLGYFERPDETRRAVLDFAGRVYGKA; translated from the coding sequence ATGACGACTGCCTTACCCGCCATTGTGTTGCTGCACGGCTTTGGCGAAAGCCGCGAAATCTGGACTGAGTTCACCCGCGAGTTTCCCGACGACGAATACCGCCTGCTCACGCCCAATCTGCTGGGCTTCGGCACCAACATCCACGATATCCGCGACTACTCTATGGAGGCCCAGGCCCGCTACCTGGCCGACTACCTGCGCCAGCGCGGCTGCGAGCGGGTGCTGCTGGTGGGCCACAGCATGGGCGGCTACGCGGCCCTGGCCTTTGCCGAGCGCTACCCCAACATGGTAGCGGGCCTGAGCCTGTTTCACTCCACGGCTATGCCCGACTCGGACGAGAAAAAGGCCAACCGCGACAAAAACATCGACTTTGTGCAGCGCCACGGCGTCGATAAGTTCATGGAGTCGTTTATCAGGCCGCTGTTTGCGCCGGCCAACCGCGAGCGGCTGGTGCAGGAGCGCGAGTTTCTGGAGGAAATCGGCAAAGCCACGCCCAAGGAAACCGTCATCGGGGCCCTGCGCGCCATGAAAGAGCGCCCCGACCGCACCCACGTGCTGCGCGATGCGCGCTACCCGGTGCAGTTTATCGTGGGCAAAGAAGACGTGGCCGTAACCGTGGAAAGCGTGCTGCCGCAGCTGGCCCTGCCCGCCGAAAGCTACTCCCTGCTGCTCTCCGACGTGGGCCACCTAGGGTACTTCGAGCGCCCCGACGAAACCCGCCGCGCCGTGCTCGATTTTGCGGGCCGGGTATACGGCAAAGCCTGA
- a CDS encoding energy transducer TonB produces the protein MLLRSLFCGAGLFVTSAALGQVAGAGAAAPATYTFVEQMPRFRGGSADSVYAYLNRHRQYPAEAAAQRLEGRVFVSFVVSPAGTTEQVKIVKSSNPLFEAEALRLIQTMPAWEPGRQAGRAVPVAQTLQINFRLPPVQPLLSGPRPAAELYPPRPVGGQEALAAHLKSATYPEAARQTQTSALVFVSVQVDSLGQVSGVRPLSLMGDKATRNPKAGVQAPDATLVEAAVAALGSSGLRWQAAVRNGQPSSSAALVPVLFDGATGTVGLLPGLRLFPTEPPVIEGGGKALYEFLGRNIKYPPAALRAGLQGKVTVLFEVSEEGRVQNPLVVGAAHPELDAEAVRVVSQLPPLFPALEQGQPVRSFYLVPITFTVVRSGRPGPAPAGPRMRTF, from the coding sequence ATGCTATTACGTTCTCTATTCTGCGGTGCCGGGTTGTTCGTGACTTCTGCCGCCCTAGGTCAAGTGGCGGGTGCTGGCGCAGCGGCACCGGCTACGTACACGTTTGTGGAGCAAATGCCCCGGTTTCGGGGTGGCAGTGCAGATTCGGTGTACGCTTACCTCAACCGCCACCGGCAATACCCCGCCGAGGCCGCCGCGCAGCGCCTCGAAGGCCGGGTGTTCGTGAGTTTCGTGGTGAGCCCCGCGGGCACCACCGAGCAGGTCAAAATCGTCAAAAGCAGCAACCCGCTGTTTGAGGCCGAGGCCCTGCGCCTGATTCAGACGATGCCTGCCTGGGAGCCGGGCCGGCAGGCCGGGCGCGCCGTGCCGGTGGCCCAAACGCTGCAAATCAACTTCCGGCTGCCGCCGGTGCAGCCGCTGCTGAGCGGCCCCCGGCCCGCCGCCGAGCTGTACCCACCCAGGCCCGTGGGTGGGCAGGAGGCGCTGGCGGCTCACCTGAAAAGCGCAACCTACCCCGAGGCCGCCCGCCAGACCCAAACCTCGGCGCTGGTGTTCGTGAGCGTGCAGGTCGATTCGCTGGGCCAGGTAAGCGGCGTGCGGCCGCTTTCGCTGATGGGCGACAAAGCCACCCGCAACCCCAAAGCCGGTGTGCAAGCGCCCGACGCCACGCTGGTGGAGGCTGCCGTGGCGGCGCTGGGCAGCAGCGGCCTACGCTGGCAGGCGGCCGTGCGCAACGGCCAGCCCAGCAGCAGCGCGGCCCTGGTGCCGGTGTTGTTTGACGGGGCTACGGGCACGGTGGGCCTGCTGCCGGGGCTGCGCCTGTTCCCGACGGAGCCGCCCGTTATCGAGGGCGGCGGCAAGGCGCTGTACGAGTTTTTGGGCCGCAACATCAAGTACCCGCCTGCGGCGTTGCGGGCCGGCCTCCAAGGCAAGGTAACGGTGCTGTTTGAAGTAAGCGAAGAAGGCCGCGTGCAAAACCCATTGGTGGTTGGCGCGGCCCACCCCGAGCTCGACGCGGAAGCGGTACGCGTGGTGTCGCAGCTGCCGCCCCTGTTTCCGGCCCTCGAGCAGGGCCAGCCCGTGCGCAGCTTCTACCTCGTGCCGATTACATTTACCGTGGTGCGAAGCGGGCGGCCCGGCCCCGCCCCCGCCGGCCCGCGCATGCGTACGTTCTAG
- a CDS encoding aspartate-semialdehyde dehydrogenase has product MKVAVVGATGLVGGEMLKVLEERNFPVTELLPVASEKSVGQIIHFKGQPFKVVSMDDAIAARPAVAIFSAGGSVSKELAPRFAEVGTVVIDNSSAWRMDPTKKLVVPEVNAHVLTPEDKIIANPNCSTIQMVVALSKLHEAYKVERVVVSTYQSVTGTGKKAVDQLMQERAGQPASNPAYPHPIDLNVLPHIDVFEDNGYTKEEMKMVKETKKIMGDDTIRVTATTVRIPVMGGHSESVNVEFARDFDLGEVRRLLEATEGVEVVDDPANNRYPMPKDAHGRDAVLVGRLRRDESQPRTLNMWVVADNLRKGAATNAVQIAEYMLRQGLIK; this is encoded by the coding sequence ATGAAAGTAGCCGTAGTAGGCGCCACCGGCCTTGTGGGTGGCGAAATGCTTAAAGTGCTCGAAGAGCGCAATTTTCCGGTAACCGAGTTGCTGCCCGTGGCTTCCGAGAAATCGGTGGGCCAAATCATTCATTTTAAAGGCCAGCCTTTTAAGGTGGTGAGCATGGACGACGCCATTGCCGCCCGCCCGGCCGTGGCCATTTTCTCGGCCGGCGGCTCGGTAAGCAAGGAGCTGGCCCCGCGCTTTGCCGAGGTAGGCACCGTGGTAATCGACAACTCCTCGGCCTGGCGCATGGACCCCACCAAAAAGCTGGTGGTGCCCGAGGTAAACGCCCACGTGCTCACCCCGGAAGATAAGATCATTGCCAACCCCAACTGCTCCACCATTCAGATGGTGGTGGCCCTGAGCAAGCTGCACGAGGCTTACAAGGTGGAGCGCGTGGTGGTGAGCACCTACCAAAGCGTTACGGGCACCGGCAAAAAGGCCGTGGATCAGCTGATGCAGGAGCGCGCCGGCCAGCCGGCCAGCAACCCCGCCTACCCCCACCCCATCGACCTGAACGTGCTGCCGCACATCGACGTGTTCGAGGACAACGGCTACACCAAGGAGGAAATGAAGATGGTGAAGGAAACCAAGAAGATTATGGGCGACGACACCATTCGCGTAACCGCCACCACGGTGCGCATCCCCGTAATGGGCGGCCACTCCGAGTCGGTGAACGTGGAGTTTGCCCGCGACTTCGACCTGGGCGAAGTGCGCCGCCTGCTCGAGGCTACCGAAGGCGTGGAGGTGGTTGATGACCCGGCCAACAACCGCTACCCCATGCCCAAAGACGCCCACGGCCGCGACGCCGTGCTGGTAGGCCGCCTGCGCCGCGACGAATCGCAGCCCCGCACCCTGAATATGTGGGTGGTGGCCGACAACCTGCGCAAAGGTGCCGCCACCAACGCCGTGCAAATTGCCGAGTACATGCTGCGGCAAGGGCTGATTAAGTAA
- the lpcA gene encoding D-sedoheptulose 7-phosphate isomerase, translating into MADTLTDLIRAELTEARTVLERFLAEPTNLARIEQAAQLMATSLLGGGKLLSCGNGGSLCDAQHFAEELSGRYRQDRPALAAIALTEASHMSCVANDYGYEYVFSRYVQALGRGGDVLLAISTSGHSPNVLRAAEAAKAAGMQVVALTGKDGGPLAALADVEIRAPHAGYADRIQEIHIKVIHILILLIERLVAAKQPDAL; encoded by the coding sequence GTGGCAGATACCCTCACCGACCTTATCCGGGCTGAACTAACGGAAGCCCGCACCGTGCTCGAGCGTTTTTTGGCCGAGCCCACCAACCTGGCCCGCATCGAGCAAGCCGCGCAGCTAATGGCTACCAGCCTGCTGGGTGGCGGCAAGCTCCTGAGCTGCGGCAACGGCGGCTCGCTGTGCGATGCGCAGCACTTCGCCGAAGAGCTTTCGGGCCGCTACCGCCAGGATAGGCCCGCCCTGGCCGCCATTGCGCTTACCGAGGCCTCGCACATGAGCTGCGTGGCCAACGACTACGGCTACGAGTACGTGTTCAGCCGCTACGTGCAGGCCCTGGGTCGCGGGGGCGATGTGCTGCTGGCCATTAGCACCAGCGGCCACTCGCCCAACGTGCTGCGCGCCGCCGAGGCCGCCAAGGCTGCCGGCATGCAGGTGGTGGCCCTTACCGGCAAAGACGGCGGCCCCCTCGCCGCGCTGGCCGATGTAGAAATACGCGCGCCGCACGCCGGCTACGCCGACCGCATTCAGGAGATACACATCAAAGTAATTCACATCCTGATTTTGCTAATCGAGCGACTCGTAGCAGCCAAGCAGCCAGATGCTTTGTAA
- a CDS encoding lamin tail domain-containing protein, with protein MLPRLLYLFGLMLLALPAAAQLAETFADGDFSQNPTWVGDAAAFQVNAQQQLQSNGPAVTGSQTQLATPQQAATGTTWEFWANLRLATSGGNLADVWLISEQADLKAAGNRGYFVRLGGTPDEVALFRKDATASPVYVINGQDGTLNSTTNNLVRVRVTRSPANVWTLERDLTGGRTFASEGTATDATYQRSQYLGVLLTYSAANNRNFYFDDFRVVDATPPQLVSATAVSATQVDVQFAEPVATSVAASSFRLGNGAVATAAQPDAADASLVHLAFGGNLPLGQNTLEVRNVADLFGNAAAGPLTTTFRFSGVLVAPGVNQVLITEILADETPQVGLPASEYLEIHNPSATNQLDLGGVRLLKPGSNAAAVFPAGAVLLPGEYAVVCASTRTAQFTGFGKVFGLTNFPSLTNTADQLLLRARDGRTLFEVRYADTWYRDNRKKEGGWALELIDLGNPCAGADNWQASLDASGGTPGRANSVQAANPDRTPPQLLAAVAVTATRLRLTFAEKLDSTLASNPALYRVLPNGPAVQSAAPVPFDFRTVELTLGAPLAPNQPYTVQVQRATDCVGNGTGPITSATIALPVPAAPGNVVINEVLFNPRSGGYDFVELLNRSGSYLSLQGWRLARELPDGSLDAHNISPEPLALAPGQLVVLSERPEIVQAQYPNSHEAAAFLPPVSLPSLPDDAGVIVLLDAQNRTIDRLAYAETMHLPLLDTRDGVSLERIRPDGPSTAANFHSAAGSTGYATPGRRNSQYQTEPGGDKQFALEPEVFTPDDDGQQDFATLSYRLDGAGYLASITVYDALGRLTRRLVRNETLATTGFFRWDGLTDANRKAAVGYYVLHIELFQPNTGIRREYKKTVVLGARL; from the coding sequence ATGCTGCCACGCCTGCTTTACTTGTTTGGGCTGATGCTTTTGGCCTTGCCGGCCGCGGCGCAACTAGCCGAAACCTTCGCCGACGGCGACTTCAGCCAGAACCCCACTTGGGTGGGCGACGCGGCCGCTTTTCAGGTAAACGCGCAGCAGCAGCTACAAAGCAACGGGCCGGCCGTTACGGGCTCCCAAACGCAGCTGGCCACCCCGCAACAGGCGGCCACCGGCACTACCTGGGAGTTTTGGGCCAACCTGCGCCTGGCCACCTCGGGCGGCAACCTGGCCGATGTGTGGCTGATATCGGAGCAAGCCGACCTGAAAGCTGCCGGCAACCGCGGCTACTTTGTGCGCCTGGGCGGCACGCCCGACGAGGTTGCTCTGTTTAGGAAAGATGCCACGGCCAGCCCGGTGTACGTTATCAACGGCCAGGACGGTACCCTGAATTCGACCACCAACAACCTGGTGCGCGTGCGCGTTACGCGCAGCCCCGCCAACGTCTGGACGTTGGAGCGCGACCTCACGGGCGGCCGCACCTTTGCCAGCGAGGGCACCGCCACCGATGCCACCTACCAGCGCAGCCAGTACCTAGGCGTGCTGCTCACGTACTCGGCCGCCAACAACCGCAACTTCTATTTCGACGACTTTCGGGTCGTCGATGCCACGCCGCCGCAGCTGGTAAGCGCCACGGCCGTATCGGCAACGCAGGTTGATGTGCAGTTCGCGGAGCCGGTGGCTACCTCGGTAGCGGCCAGCTCGTTTCGGCTGGGCAACGGCGCCGTTGCCACCGCCGCGCAGCCCGATGCGGCCGATGCCAGCCTGGTGCACCTCGCCTTCGGCGGCAACCTGCCCCTAGGTCAGAATACCCTGGAGGTGCGCAACGTGGCCGACTTGTTCGGCAACGCGGCCGCGGGGCCGCTTACCACCACGTTCCGGTTTAGCGGAGTGCTGGTGGCGCCGGGCGTCAATCAGGTGCTCATCACCGAAATCCTGGCCGACGAAACGCCGCAGGTGGGTTTGCCGGCATCGGAGTACCTCGAAATACATAACCCTTCGGCCACCAACCAGCTCGACCTGGGCGGTGTGCGCCTGCTGAAGCCGGGCAGCAACGCGGCGGCGGTGTTTCCGGCGGGCGCCGTGCTGCTGCCCGGCGAGTACGCGGTGGTGTGCGCCAGCACCCGCACGGCGCAGTTTACCGGCTTTGGCAAAGTGTTCGGCCTCACCAACTTTCCGAGCCTTACCAACACCGCCGACCAACTGCTGCTGCGCGCCCGCGACGGCCGCACCCTGTTTGAGGTACGCTACGCCGACACCTGGTACCGCGACAACCGCAAAAAGGAGGGCGGCTGGGCCCTGGAGCTGATTGACCTGGGCAACCCTTGCGCCGGCGCCGACAACTGGCAGGCCAGCCTCGATGCCAGCGGCGGCACGCCCGGCCGCGCCAACTCGGTGCAAGCCGCCAATCCCGACCGTACCCCGCCGCAGCTGCTGGCCGCCGTGGCCGTAACGGCTACGCGCCTGCGCCTCACCTTCGCCGAAAAGCTCGATAGCACCCTCGCCAGCAACCCCGCGCTGTACCGCGTGTTGCCCAACGGCCCGGCGGTGCAAAGCGCCGCCCCGGTGCCGTTCGACTTCCGGACGGTGGAGCTGACCCTAGGTGCGCCGCTCGCGCCCAACCAGCCCTACACCGTGCAGGTGCAGCGTGCTACCGATTGCGTAGGCAACGGCACCGGCCCAATTACCTCAGCCACCATTGCGCTGCCCGTGCCCGCCGCGCCCGGCAACGTGGTTATCAACGAAGTGCTGTTCAACCCGCGTTCGGGCGGCTACGACTTTGTGGAGCTGCTCAACCGCTCGGGCAGTTACCTGAGCCTGCAGGGCTGGCGCCTGGCCCGCGAGTTGCCCGATGGCTCGCTCGATGCCCACAACATCAGCCCCGAGCCGCTGGCGCTGGCGCCCGGCCAGCTGGTGGTGCTCAGCGAGCGGCCCGAAATTGTGCAGGCGCAATACCCCAACAGCCACGAGGCCGCGGCGTTTCTGCCGCCCGTAAGCCTGCCCTCATTGCCCGACGATGCCGGCGTAATTGTCCTGCTCGATGCGCAAAACCGCACCATCGATAGGCTGGCCTACGCCGAAACCATGCACCTGCCGCTGCTCGATACCCGCGACGGGGTGTCGTTGGAGCGCATCCGGCCCGACGGGCCCAGCACCGCCGCCAACTTTCATTCGGCGGCCGGCAGCACGGGCTACGCCACGCCCGGGCGGCGCAACTCGCAGTACCAAACCGAGCCCGGCGGCGACAAACAGTTTGCCTTGGAGCCCGAGGTCTTCACACCCGACGACGATGGCCAGCAGGATTTTGCCACCCTCAGCTACCGCCTCGATGGCGCCGGTTACCTGGCCAGCATCACGGTGTACGATGCCCTGGGCCGCCTCACGCGCCGCCTGGTGCGCAACGAAACGCTGGCTACCACCGGCTTTTTCCGCTGGGACGGCCTCACCGATGCCAACCGCAAAGCCGCCGTGGGCTACTACGTGCTGCACATCGAGCTCTTTCAGCCCAATACCGGCATTCGGCGCGAATACAAGAAAACCGTGGTGCTGGGTGCGCGGCTGTAG
- a CDS encoding capsule assembly Wzi family protein, which produces MNNRLLWILLGLAPATASFAQQVPTPVQPQPVDTVQVPPASAPVPAPTPVTVTPPSAQQPTPERIEATDAKPLLQAPVYVPLDLDVYRLIDRYAIKYGPDSVGDIHTTIRPYNRAAVARLAERIYPREGIVTPTDAPPNDVRVLEFGARGERRNSIERFNILYLLRDNWQYVTDPSLRAENVSKKPFLKHFYRNPADLYSVQTPDFTLRVNPVLHFQVGTDTDSDGLRFVNTRGAVIEGTIDKRLGFFTYFVDNQTSVPLYVQQRVERDNAVPHEGYWKLFKDKRGQYDFLTARGYVTYAATKHINVQLGHDRNFVGNGYRSLILSDFSAPYFFLKLNTRVWKFNYQNIFAELTAERTPDRDTIFQKKYMAFHHLSLDITPSLNVGVFESVMFGRGKGRFELQYLNPLIFYRSIEQHVGSNDNAILGADFKWNILKRGQIYGQVVLDELIVSQVRAGNGWWGNKQSVQLGAKYLDVLGLRNLDLQAEFNYIRPYTYQHADLYRAYEHYGQPLAHPMGANLREVLGVLTYQPLPRLTLVGKAFYVQQGIDFDDRAEGTNLGSNVLRSYNTRPRDAAGNLIDFGYRTADGRRHNLLHTDLTATWQARHNLWFDAKLIARNSNLFGNAIIPSVSLRWNAAQRLLEF; this is translated from the coding sequence ATGAACAACCGCCTCCTCTGGATTTTACTGGGTCTGGCACCGGCTACCGCCAGCTTTGCGCAGCAGGTTCCAACGCCCGTTCAGCCCCAGCCCGTCGATACCGTGCAGGTGCCACCCGCCTCGGCACCGGTGCCAGCGCCTACGCCTGTAACGGTTACGCCCCCTTCTGCGCAGCAGCCTACGCCCGAGCGCATTGAGGCTACCGATGCCAAGCCGCTGCTGCAGGCGCCCGTGTACGTACCGCTTGACCTGGACGTGTACCGCCTCATCGACCGCTACGCCATTAAGTACGGCCCCGATTCGGTCGGCGACATCCATACCACCATCCGCCCCTACAACCGGGCTGCGGTGGCCCGCTTGGCCGAGCGGATTTATCCTAGAGAGGGAATAGTCACTCCCACAGACGCCCCTCCCAATGACGTTCGAGTCTTAGAATTTGGCGCAAGAGGAGAAAGAAGGAATTCGATTGAGCGCTTCAACATCCTATACCTGCTGCGCGACAACTGGCAATACGTCACCGATCCTTCCCTCCGCGCCGAAAACGTCAGTAAAAAGCCTTTCCTTAAGCATTTCTACCGCAACCCGGCCGATCTGTACAGCGTGCAAACGCCGGACTTCACGTTGCGCGTCAACCCGGTGCTGCACTTTCAGGTGGGCACTGATACCGACTCCGACGGGCTGCGCTTCGTGAACACGCGCGGCGCCGTTATCGAGGGCACCATCGATAAGCGCCTGGGTTTCTTTACTTACTTCGTCGATAACCAAACCTCGGTGCCGCTGTACGTGCAGCAACGCGTAGAGCGCGACAACGCCGTGCCGCACGAGGGTTACTGGAAGCTGTTCAAGGACAAGCGCGGCCAATACGACTTCCTGACGGCGCGCGGCTACGTAACGTACGCCGCCACCAAGCACATCAACGTGCAGCTCGGCCACGACCGCAACTTTGTGGGCAACGGCTACCGCTCACTAATCCTGAGCGACTTTTCGGCGCCGTACTTCTTCCTGAAGCTGAACACGCGCGTTTGGAAGTTTAACTACCAGAACATCTTCGCGGAGCTGACAGCGGAGCGGACGCCCGACCGCGACACCATCTTCCAGAAGAAATACATGGCGTTTCACCACCTCAGCCTCGACATTACGCCGTCGCTGAACGTGGGCGTGTTCGAGTCGGTGATGTTTGGGCGGGGCAAGGGCCGCTTCGAGCTGCAGTACCTCAACCCCCTCATCTTCTACCGCAGCATCGAGCAGCACGTCGGCTCGAACGACAACGCCATTCTAGGCGCCGATTTCAAGTGGAACATCCTGAAACGCGGGCAGATCTATGGGCAAGTGGTACTCGATGAGCTGATTGTAAGCCAGGTGCGGGCCGGCAACGGCTGGTGGGGCAACAAGCAATCGGTGCAGCTGGGCGCCAAGTACCTCGATGTGCTGGGCCTGCGCAACCTCGATCTGCAGGCCGAGTTCAACTACATCCGGCCCTACACCTACCAGCACGCCGATTTGTACCGTGCCTACGAGCACTACGGCCAGCCGCTGGCCCACCCCATGGGCGCCAACCTGCGCGAGGTGCTGGGCGTGCTCACCTACCAGCCCCTGCCCCGCCTCACGCTGGTGGGCAAGGCCTTTTACGTGCAGCAGGGCATCGATTTCGACGACCGCGCCGAAGGTACCAACCTTGGCTCCAACGTGCTGCGCTCGTACAACACTCGCCCGCGCGATGCCGCCGGCAACCTCATCGACTTTGGCTACCGCACCGCCGACGGCCGGCGCCACAACCTGCTGCACACCGATCTGACGGCCACCTGGCAAGCCCGCCACAACCTCTGGTTCGATGCCAAGCTGATTGCCCGCAACAGCAACCTGTTCGGCAACGCCATCATTCCGTCGGTGTCGCTGCGCTGGAACGCCGCCCAGCGCCTGCTCGAATTCTAG